In Mastacembelus armatus chromosome 22, fMasArm1.2, whole genome shotgun sequence, a genomic segment contains:
- the exd2 gene encoding exonuclease 3'-5' domain-containing protein 2 isoform X1: MSHRGPLTAVITTILGATLGGLLIWQVYRTKRKRLPPIQKVADPVEAPHAVENNFKAVECEYIQPPHLVEKELKAAQCQTTQVPPLVQIPSSEQLLGMKPVMVSSEEEWQQLWPRMQEELSVFPVLGFDCEWVKMKNVSVKGRASVVSLLQMASYSGLCVLVKLLAFRNGQQPFPLSLIEALRDPRILKVGVGCYEDGKRLTRDYGLSLTCTVDLRYLALRQKQAVVNNGLSLKSLAADLLNVSLDKSLELRCSDWEADELTLEQMTYAARDAQVSIALFLHLLGFCSEAGPASSRGSSYSELASRCQGLVDVPFRSRGDGDNGAAEGERKRRMWKTPPPESPESGDQQVPDPRKNNKRKPLGVGYSARKSPLYDNCFLYAPDGQPLCTCDKKKAKWYLDKGIGVLQSEEPFVVKLLFEPSGRPDSQQDYYLTAKENLCVVCGKVDSYIRKNIVPHEYRRHFPTEMKDHNSHDILLLCTSCHAASNVHDSFLKQQLAEEFAAPQGCEEGVRLLEDSDRRRVRSAARALLIPGDGLPEKRRKELQDLIKSFLNMNEEVELTDEVLQQVAGLETRIFNEAYVPHGLKVVQEYAVQGLRGLMDLERRWRQHFLTTMQPRHLPPLWSVDHNHSKFLRKYGEELPINLN; the protein is encoded by the exons ATGTCTCATCGAGGCCCTTTAACTGCTGTTATAACAACAATACTAGGGGCAACCCTCGGAGGGCTGCTCATATGGCAAGTTTACAGAACAAAAAGGAAGAGGCTGCCTCCCATCCAGAAGGTGGCTGATCCTGTGGAGGCTCCACATGCTGTGGAAAACAACTTCAAAGCAGTGGAGTGTGAATACATCCAACCACCACATCTTGTAGAGAAGGAACTCAAGGCTGCACAGTGTCAGACCACACAAGTACCCCCTCTTGTACAGATACCCTCTTCAGAACAGCTGCTGGGGATGAAACCAGTGATGGTGAGCTCTGAAGAGGAGTGGCAGCAGCTGTGGCCACGGATGCAAGAGGAGCTGTCGGTCTTCCCTGTGCTGGGGTTTGACTGTGAATGggtaaagatgaaaaat GTGTCGGTGAAGGGTCGAGCCTCTGTGGTCTCCCTGTTACAGATGGCCTCATACTCAGGTCTGTGTGTCCTGGTGAAGCTGCTGGCGTTTCGAAACGGACAGCAGCCGTTCCCACTGAGCCTAATCGAAGCTCTCCGAGACCCCCGCATTTTGAAAGTTGGCGTTGGCTGCTATGAAGACGGCAAGCGTCTGACGCGTGACTATGGTCTGTCGCTGACGTGCACCGTCGACCTGCGCTACCTTGCCTTAAGACAGAA GCAGGCTGTGGTGAATAATGGCCTCAGTCTGAAGTCCCTGGCAGCAGATCTGTTGAATGTGTCTCTAGATAAATCCCTGGAGCTGCGCTGCAGTGACTGGGAGGCAGATGAACTGACACTGGAGCAG ATGACTTATGCTGCCAGAGATGCCCAAGTTTCCATTGCGctttttctccatctcctcGGCTTCTGCTCTGAAGCCGGACCCGCCTCTTCCAGAGGGAGCTCCTACTCTGAGTTGGCTTCCCGCTGCCAGGGCCTGGTGGATGTGCCCTTTAGGAGCCGAGGAGATGGAGACAACGGTGCCgctgaaggagagaggaagCGAAGGATGTGGAAAACGCCCCCTCCCGAAAGCCCAGAGTCTGGAGATCAGCAAGTCCCAGACCCTCGAAAGAACAACAAGAGGAAACCGCTGGGTGTGGGTTATTCTGCCAG GAAGTCCCCTCTGTATGATAACTGCTTCCTCTACGCTCCAGATGGCCAACCTCTGTGTACCTGTGACAAGAAGAAGGCCAAGTGGTACCTAGATAAAGGAATAGGAG TGCTCCAGAGTGAAGAACCTTTTGTGGTGAAGCTGCTGTTTGAGCCGTCAGGACGTCCCGACTCCCAACAGGACTACTACCTCACCGCCAAAGAGAATCTCTGTGTGGTCTGTGGCAAAGTGGATTCCTACATCAG GAAAAATATTGTGCCACATGAGTACAGACGACATTTTCCCACAGAGATGAAGGACCACAACTCCCATGACATCCTGCTGCTCTGCACCAGCTGCCACGCCGCTTCTAATGTGCATGACAGCTtcctgaagcagcagctggCTGAAGAGTTCGCCGCCCCACAAGGCTGTGAGGAGGGAGTCCGCCTGCTGGAGGACTCGGACCGACGGCGGGTGCGTTCGGCGGCTCGAGCTCTGCTCATCCCCGGTGATGGTCTGCCAGAGAAGCGACGAAAGGAGCTGCAAGATTTGATCAAGAGCTTCCTGAACATGAACGAAGAGGTGGAGCTGACAGACGAGGTGCTGCAGCAGGTTGCAGGTTTGGAGACGAG GATTTTCAATGAGGCGTACGTGCCTCATGGCCTGAAGGTGGTGCAAGAGTACGCTGTGCAGGGCCTCCGAGGCCTCATGGACCTGGAGCGTCGCTGGAGGCAGCACTTCCTCACCACGATGCAGCCCCgccaccttcctcctctctggtCCGTCGACCACAACCACAGCAAATTTCTCCGCAAATACGGAGAGGAGCTACCCATCAACCTCAACTGA
- the exd2 gene encoding exonuclease 3'-5' domain-containing protein 2 isoform X3 produces MSHRGPLTAVITTILGATLGGLLIWQVYRTKRKRLPPIQKVADPVEAPHAVENNFKAVECEYIQPPHLVEKELKAAQCQTTQVPPLVQIPSSEQLLGMKPVMVSSEEEWQQLWPRMQEELSVFPVLGFDCEWVKMKNVSVKGRASVVSLLQMASYSGLCVLVKLLAFRNGQQPFPLSLIEALRDPRILKVGVGCYEDGKRLTRDYGLSLTCTVDLRYLALRQKQAVVNNGLSLKSLAADLLNVSLDKSLELRCSDWEADELTLEQPDPPLPEGAPTLSWLPAARAWWMCPLGAEEMETTVPLKERGSEGCGKRPLPKAQSLEISKSQTLERTTRGNRWVWVILPDGQPLCTCDKKKAKWYLDKGIGVLQSEEPFVVKLLFEPSGRPDSQQDYYLTAKENLCVVCGKVDSYIRKNIVPHEYRRHFPTEMKDHNSHDILLLCTSCHAASNVHDSFLKQQLAEEFAAPQGCEEGVRLLEDSDRRRVRSAARALLIPGDGLPEKRRKELQDLIKSFLNMNEEVELTDEVLQQVAGLETRIFNEAYVPHGLKVVQEYAVQGLRGLMDLERRWRQHFLTTMQPRHLPPLWSVDHNHSKFLRKYGEELPINLN; encoded by the exons ATGTCTCATCGAGGCCCTTTAACTGCTGTTATAACAACAATACTAGGGGCAACCCTCGGAGGGCTGCTCATATGGCAAGTTTACAGAACAAAAAGGAAGAGGCTGCCTCCCATCCAGAAGGTGGCTGATCCTGTGGAGGCTCCACATGCTGTGGAAAACAACTTCAAAGCAGTGGAGTGTGAATACATCCAACCACCACATCTTGTAGAGAAGGAACTCAAGGCTGCACAGTGTCAGACCACACAAGTACCCCCTCTTGTACAGATACCCTCTTCAGAACAGCTGCTGGGGATGAAACCAGTGATGGTGAGCTCTGAAGAGGAGTGGCAGCAGCTGTGGCCACGGATGCAAGAGGAGCTGTCGGTCTTCCCTGTGCTGGGGTTTGACTGTGAATGggtaaagatgaaaaat GTGTCGGTGAAGGGTCGAGCCTCTGTGGTCTCCCTGTTACAGATGGCCTCATACTCAGGTCTGTGTGTCCTGGTGAAGCTGCTGGCGTTTCGAAACGGACAGCAGCCGTTCCCACTGAGCCTAATCGAAGCTCTCCGAGACCCCCGCATTTTGAAAGTTGGCGTTGGCTGCTATGAAGACGGCAAGCGTCTGACGCGTGACTATGGTCTGTCGCTGACGTGCACCGTCGACCTGCGCTACCTTGCCTTAAGACAGAA GCAGGCTGTGGTGAATAATGGCCTCAGTCTGAAGTCCCTGGCAGCAGATCTGTTGAATGTGTCTCTAGATAAATCCCTGGAGCTGCGCTGCAGTGACTGGGAGGCAGATGAACTGACACTGGAGCAG CCGGACCCGCCTCTTCCAGAGGGAGCTCCTACTCTGAGTTGGCTTCCCGCTGCCAGGGCCTGGTGGATGTGCCCTTTAGGAGCCGAGGAGATGGAGACAACGGTGCCgctgaaggagagaggaagCGAAGGATGTGGAAAACGCCCCCTCCCGAAAGCCCAGAGTCTGGAGATCAGCAAGTCCCAGACCCTCGAAAGAACAACAAGAGGAAACCGCTGGGTGTGGGTTATTCTGCCAG ATGGCCAACCTCTGTGTACCTGTGACAAGAAGAAGGCCAAGTGGTACCTAGATAAAGGAATAGGAG TGCTCCAGAGTGAAGAACCTTTTGTGGTGAAGCTGCTGTTTGAGCCGTCAGGACGTCCCGACTCCCAACAGGACTACTACCTCACCGCCAAAGAGAATCTCTGTGTGGTCTGTGGCAAAGTGGATTCCTACATCAG GAAAAATATTGTGCCACATGAGTACAGACGACATTTTCCCACAGAGATGAAGGACCACAACTCCCATGACATCCTGCTGCTCTGCACCAGCTGCCACGCCGCTTCTAATGTGCATGACAGCTtcctgaagcagcagctggCTGAAGAGTTCGCCGCCCCACAAGGCTGTGAGGAGGGAGTCCGCCTGCTGGAGGACTCGGACCGACGGCGGGTGCGTTCGGCGGCTCGAGCTCTGCTCATCCCCGGTGATGGTCTGCCAGAGAAGCGACGAAAGGAGCTGCAAGATTTGATCAAGAGCTTCCTGAACATGAACGAAGAGGTGGAGCTGACAGACGAGGTGCTGCAGCAGGTTGCAGGTTTGGAGACGAG GATTTTCAATGAGGCGTACGTGCCTCATGGCCTGAAGGTGGTGCAAGAGTACGCTGTGCAGGGCCTCCGAGGCCTCATGGACCTGGAGCGTCGCTGGAGGCAGCACTTCCTCACCACGATGCAGCCCCgccaccttcctcctctctggtCCGTCGACCACAACCACAGCAAATTTCTCCGCAAATACGGAGAGGAGCTACCCATCAACCTCAACTGA
- the exd2 gene encoding exonuclease 3'-5' domain-containing protein 2 isoform X2 produces the protein MSHRGPLTAVITTILGATLGGLLIWQVYRTKRKRLPPIQKVADPVEAPHAVENNFKAVECEYIQPPHLVEKELKAAQCQTTQVPPLVQIPSSEQLLGMKPVMVSSEEEWQQLWPRMQEELSVFPVLGFDCEWVSVKGRASVVSLLQMASYSGLCVLVKLLAFRNGQQPFPLSLIEALRDPRILKVGVGCYEDGKRLTRDYGLSLTCTVDLRYLALRQKQAVVNNGLSLKSLAADLLNVSLDKSLELRCSDWEADELTLEQMTYAARDAQVSIALFLHLLGFCSEAGPASSRGSSYSELASRCQGLVDVPFRSRGDGDNGAAEGERKRRMWKTPPPESPESGDQQVPDPRKNNKRKPLGVGYSARKSPLYDNCFLYAPDGQPLCTCDKKKAKWYLDKGIGVLQSEEPFVVKLLFEPSGRPDSQQDYYLTAKENLCVVCGKVDSYIRKNIVPHEYRRHFPTEMKDHNSHDILLLCTSCHAASNVHDSFLKQQLAEEFAAPQGCEEGVRLLEDSDRRRVRSAARALLIPGDGLPEKRRKELQDLIKSFLNMNEEVELTDEVLQQVAGLETRIFNEAYVPHGLKVVQEYAVQGLRGLMDLERRWRQHFLTTMQPRHLPPLWSVDHNHSKFLRKYGEELPINLN, from the exons ATGTCTCATCGAGGCCCTTTAACTGCTGTTATAACAACAATACTAGGGGCAACCCTCGGAGGGCTGCTCATATGGCAAGTTTACAGAACAAAAAGGAAGAGGCTGCCTCCCATCCAGAAGGTGGCTGATCCTGTGGAGGCTCCACATGCTGTGGAAAACAACTTCAAAGCAGTGGAGTGTGAATACATCCAACCACCACATCTTGTAGAGAAGGAACTCAAGGCTGCACAGTGTCAGACCACACAAGTACCCCCTCTTGTACAGATACCCTCTTCAGAACAGCTGCTGGGGATGAAACCAGTGATGGTGAGCTCTGAAGAGGAGTGGCAGCAGCTGTGGCCACGGATGCAAGAGGAGCTGTCGGTCTTCCCTGTGCTGGGGTTTGACTGTGAATGg GTGTCGGTGAAGGGTCGAGCCTCTGTGGTCTCCCTGTTACAGATGGCCTCATACTCAGGTCTGTGTGTCCTGGTGAAGCTGCTGGCGTTTCGAAACGGACAGCAGCCGTTCCCACTGAGCCTAATCGAAGCTCTCCGAGACCCCCGCATTTTGAAAGTTGGCGTTGGCTGCTATGAAGACGGCAAGCGTCTGACGCGTGACTATGGTCTGTCGCTGACGTGCACCGTCGACCTGCGCTACCTTGCCTTAAGACAGAA GCAGGCTGTGGTGAATAATGGCCTCAGTCTGAAGTCCCTGGCAGCAGATCTGTTGAATGTGTCTCTAGATAAATCCCTGGAGCTGCGCTGCAGTGACTGGGAGGCAGATGAACTGACACTGGAGCAG ATGACTTATGCTGCCAGAGATGCCCAAGTTTCCATTGCGctttttctccatctcctcGGCTTCTGCTCTGAAGCCGGACCCGCCTCTTCCAGAGGGAGCTCCTACTCTGAGTTGGCTTCCCGCTGCCAGGGCCTGGTGGATGTGCCCTTTAGGAGCCGAGGAGATGGAGACAACGGTGCCgctgaaggagagaggaagCGAAGGATGTGGAAAACGCCCCCTCCCGAAAGCCCAGAGTCTGGAGATCAGCAAGTCCCAGACCCTCGAAAGAACAACAAGAGGAAACCGCTGGGTGTGGGTTATTCTGCCAG GAAGTCCCCTCTGTATGATAACTGCTTCCTCTACGCTCCAGATGGCCAACCTCTGTGTACCTGTGACAAGAAGAAGGCCAAGTGGTACCTAGATAAAGGAATAGGAG TGCTCCAGAGTGAAGAACCTTTTGTGGTGAAGCTGCTGTTTGAGCCGTCAGGACGTCCCGACTCCCAACAGGACTACTACCTCACCGCCAAAGAGAATCTCTGTGTGGTCTGTGGCAAAGTGGATTCCTACATCAG GAAAAATATTGTGCCACATGAGTACAGACGACATTTTCCCACAGAGATGAAGGACCACAACTCCCATGACATCCTGCTGCTCTGCACCAGCTGCCACGCCGCTTCTAATGTGCATGACAGCTtcctgaagcagcagctggCTGAAGAGTTCGCCGCCCCACAAGGCTGTGAGGAGGGAGTCCGCCTGCTGGAGGACTCGGACCGACGGCGGGTGCGTTCGGCGGCTCGAGCTCTGCTCATCCCCGGTGATGGTCTGCCAGAGAAGCGACGAAAGGAGCTGCAAGATTTGATCAAGAGCTTCCTGAACATGAACGAAGAGGTGGAGCTGACAGACGAGGTGCTGCAGCAGGTTGCAGGTTTGGAGACGAG GATTTTCAATGAGGCGTACGTGCCTCATGGCCTGAAGGTGGTGCAAGAGTACGCTGTGCAGGGCCTCCGAGGCCTCATGGACCTGGAGCGTCGCTGGAGGCAGCACTTCCTCACCACGATGCAGCCCCgccaccttcctcctctctggtCCGTCGACCACAACCACAGCAAATTTCTCCGCAAATACGGAGAGGAGCTACCCATCAACCTCAACTGA